TTAGAACATATCTTTGCGCTGCAGGAGCGCTTCGACCAGGACCTGGCCCGGCGGCGCAGGCTGCCGGATTACAGCGCGGCGGAATGGATCCAGAAAGAAGTCCTGGCCATGGTCGCCGAGCTGGGGGAACTCCTGGAGGAAGTAAACTTTAAGTGGTGGAAAAACCCCCATCCTTTAGACCGCGAAGCCATCAAAGGCGAACTCGTCGACCTCCTCCACTTTCTCGTCAGCATGTGCCTAAAAGCCGGCATTACGGCAGAGGAATTTTACCAGGCGTATCTCGCTAAAAATAAGGAAAACTTTCGCCGGCAGCAGGGACTGACGGACCGCCAGGAATATGCCGCCCGGGAGGACACGGAAGCATAAAGCAAACATCTCCCTTCATATGTTTTAGCGAAGGGAGATGAAATCCATGCTGACGATCTTTTTTTCCGGCCTCCTGCTGCTGCTTTTTATCCTGGCCCTCAGGGCCAAGGTCGGCTTTTATCGCAACAGCAGTGTGGAAGCGGCAGCCAGCCCCGTTTCCCGGGCCCTGGCCGAACTGGTGGCCCTTGCCGGGGGTATCTACCTCTCCCTCGTGCTCCTGGTCAGCTTCTTAAAGATCAGCCTGCCGGAAACGATAGCCATCGGGGGCCTGCTGGTCGATCCCCTGGCCGTTGTCGCCCTGGTAATAGCTCTTATCCAACCCCTGGTGCTGGGTCTCTGGCCGCGGCTGAAGGGGCGGTAGAGGTTATGCGCCTGTCGGAACTCATGGGCAAAGAGATAATTAACCTTTACGACGGCTCCCGCCTGGGGCAGATTGGCGATGCCGACCTGGTCCTGGACCTGGCCGGGGGGACCATTGCAGCCATTGTCCTGCCAGCCCGGGGGGGATGGTTACCTTTCTTTGGCGGCCGCCAGGAGCTGGTGATCCCCTGGGAAGCCGTCCACAAGGTCGGCACCGAAGTAGTAGTCGTCAGCCTGGATCCCACCTACAGCCGCCGGCGCGAGAAAGATTGACAGGAATTTTTCCTGATGGTATCATAAGATAAACAAAGCTATAAACTCATCTCGTGTGCAGTGGGGTAGAGGTGCAGCGGGCAAGAGTACTGCCGGTGAGGCGGGCACCGGTGAGCCGGCAGGAAAGGGTACGCTGCCGAAGGGAGATGGTTGGCCCGGGCCATCTCCCTGGGCCGGTCGCTGAAGAAGGGCCGGACTGTCACCGTAGAGGCTGGTGCCAC
This Moorella sp. E308F DNA region includes the following protein-coding sequences:
- a CDS encoding YlmC/YmxH family sporulation protein, with product MRLSELMGKEIINLYDGSRLGQIGDADLVLDLAGGTIAAIVLPARGGWLPFFGGRQELVIPWEAVHKVGTEVVVVSLDPTYSRRREKD
- a CDS encoding dUTPase; this translates as MDRLEHIFALQERFDQDLARRRRLPDYSAAEWIQKEVLAMVAELGELLEEVNFKWWKNPHPLDREAIKGELVDLLHFLVSMCLKAGITAEEFYQAYLAKNKENFRRQQGLTDRQEYAAREDTEA